The Stigmatopora argus isolate UIUO_Sarg chromosome 23, RoL_Sarg_1.0, whole genome shotgun sequence genome contains a region encoding:
- the LOC144068663 gene encoding UPF0606 protein KIAA1549 isoform X1: protein MGPRIPVGKSGTEATSSVQSLLLLTITLISTAASTSLSGDAAKLNTSVGSRPSLSEDRAAHGIHLLLRPPDLLSPSLNPPTASRAASPWEHGNSLEEAWASGDYLETLSLVLADSDDPSLTTALPENLYDDEERFPPSEGASPRHPAPPLRSRLPLWPSSSTPALPPRSRDAGPDVFPTWDDDYDPEDLAPLRPTELLLPDMNSLEYYTNLLAKERRKEVSGEARGKHGDPFSESAAPPASDPSRTPNPPSTAPPPIGEPVPSLSAVPAVERYPPSVAPSTPRAKDVFGPSRAPPAFNESGRRPPPAPHRPAEITEGPGKPAAGSTTAPSAVTAPRAAHVPVPKRYLCNITKPDSYLVRVGGPRGSAAGFGRVRDLLRREFNTSLELQFSRPPSSFAFRAVSGPLIYTAISIINALRRAPRLSGPLPPVSTFYAVPDFRYHVHTVLLFVPAHVDIRLCNFTERVETGLETAYGEARRRSSESGAVSVQLLNITLSSVKPRSERKLPVDIVFAVRDAQGYLSGFEVSRHLRKLSSVEFSFYVGFPALQIAEPFHYPELNTSHHLRSTWVRTVLLGVPNEIFSERSFKARVERRLASLLEEGLGASGKRRWRRATTVVNGSLQVVRVARLPGPQLPLEIFYFAEGPEGTRISAEKTAQTLNSLDLQRAAIVLGHQVQRPLARPVETLPVPPSETQSSSIWLIVGVIVPVLLALLIVILLYWKLCGSEKLEFQPDAINTIQQRQKLQASSVKGFDFAKLHLGQHSKDDIMVIQEPGPPAAPAKEATPCDGGDLNTPKSKGSSAKTGRSARRRGRTSQSDADSLGSDQSSGRESAEESARAAAAPPEAKPQRKPPKNAPPTAGDEPVSSSSIFDHVDRLSRGSSDGARRPAGKVQLIAMRPRPGTPPDRSPSLSRKVSTEVALRHKSEMEQRRNKLRQRAKRRGQCEFPSMDDIMDAFGDGPAQTVAAQHVYGDHTDYAECVPGPDAPSPPTPAGERRRGRNSPRGRRNPPGPGSLPDTDQDRLLLDQGATYRKYPGLNNVAYMSDPDLPLEQVSPSPTDEVFEGALPPPPYVPPQPSIEEARQQMRSLLDDAFALVSTSARELSPALPGPMGRQWGSYPTGPSHSPLSARYAELGVSPTSGLGDQGLLQRQSLGGYTSAGSGEHLQDPLYSSRGQYKQLPSSSRPRPVGGSAGVQLQHLTQVGLSSQMGAYAGAGHGALGPGGSRRNERPSDRDPSGPGAGRESALPFPEFSSVFRLTGPLLGEPLVPPLLLTSPPPEYLPEDASPSARNSASLIEAIREELRRLAQKQVVSGYP, encoded by the exons ATGGGTCCCCGCATCCCGGTGGGCAAATCCGGGACGGAAGCTACAAGCTCCGTGCAGAGCCTCCTACTGCTCACCATCACTTTGATTTCCACGGCGGCATCCACTTCACTTTCCGGAG ATGCGGCCAAGCTCAACACGAGCGTGGGTTCCCGCCCCTCGCTTTCGGAAGACCGGGCCGCGCACGGGATCCACCTGCTCCTCAGACCCCCGGACCTCTTGTCGCCTAGCCTGAACCCACCCACGGCCTCCCGCGCGGCGTCCCCTTGGGAACACGGCAATTCTCTGGAGGAGGCCTGGGCCTCCGGAGACTATCTGGAGACGCTGTCCTTGGTGCTCGCCGACAGCGACGACCCATCCCTCACCACGGCGCTTCCGGAGAACCTGTACGACGACGAGGAGCGTTTCCCCCCCTCGGAGGGAGCCTCGCCGCGGCACCCCGCCCCGCCCCTTCGCTCCCGCCTTCCCCTTTGGCCTTCGTCCAGCACTCCCGCGTTGCCCCCGCGCTCCCGCGACGCCGGCCCGGACGTCTTCCCCACCTGGGATGACGACTACGACCCCGAGGATTTGGCGCCTCTTCGACCCACAGAGCTTTTGCTTCCCGACATGAACAGTTTGGAATACTACACCAACCTCTTGGCCAAGGAGCGGCGCAAAGAAGTTTCTGGTGAGGCTCGGGGAAAGCACGGGGACCCCTTCTCCGAATCGGCCGCTCCCCCCGCTTCCGACCCGAGCCGAACTCCGAATCCCCCTTCGACCGCTCCCCCTCCGATCGGGGAGCCTGTTCCGTCCCTCTCGGCCGTCCCCGCCGTCGAGCGGTATCCCCCGTCGGTCGCTCCTTCCACTCCGCGGGCGAAAGACGTCTTCGGGCCAAGCCGGGCCCCTCCCGCTTTTAACGAGAGCGGGCGGAGGCCTCCCCCGGCGCCGCACAGACCGGCAGAGATCACCGAAGGGCCCGGGAAGCCCGCGGCGGGCTCCACCACGGCTCCCTCGGCGGTTACCGCGCCGAGGGCCGCCCACGTCCCCGTCCCTAAGCGCTACCTTTGCAATATCACCAAGCCCGACTCCTACCTGGTCAGAGTAG GGGGGCCTCGTGGCTCGGCCGCCGGCTTCGGTCGCGTCCGCGACCTTTTGAGGAGGGAGTTTAATACGTCGCTGGAGCTCCAG TTTTCCAGACCTCCGTCCAGTTTTGCCTTCCGTGCAGTTTCTGGCCCGCTGATCTACACGGCCATATCCATCATCAACGCGCTCCGCAGAGCGCCGCGTCTCTCGGGCCCGCTTCCACCCGTGTCCACCTTCTATGCCGTCCCTGACTTCCGCTACCACGTCCACACCGTGCTGCTGTTCGTTCCCGCCCACGTCGACATCAGACTTTGCAATTTCACCGAGCGCGTGGAGACGGGCTTGGAGACGGCCTACGGCGAAGCGCGGCGGCGCTCTTCGGAGTCGGGCGCTGTCAGCGTTCAG CTGCTGAACATCACGCTGAGCTCGGTCAAGCCTAGAAGCGAGCGAAAGCTCCCCGTCGACATCGTGTTTGCGGTGCGGGACGCCCAAGGCTACCTGTCGGGTTTTGAGGTCAGCCGCCACCTGAGGAAGCTCAGCTCGGTGGAGTTCAGTTTCTACGTGGGATTTCCGGCCCTGCAGATCGCCGAAC CTTTTCACTACCCTGAGCTGAACACCTCCCATCACCTGAGATCAACGTGGGTCCGCACAG TCTTGCTGGGCGTTCCGAACGAGATCTTTTCAGAGAGGAGTTTCAAAGCCCGCGTGGAGCGCCGATTGGCCTCACTGCTGGAGGAGGGACTCGGAGCTTCCGGGAAGCGGCGCTGGAGGAGAGCTACCACCgtggtcaatggcagcctgcaG GTGGTGCGGGTGGCCAGGTTGCCCGGACCGCAGCTCCCCTTGGAGATTTTCTATTTTGCGGAGGGGCCGGAAGGCACGCGGATTTCGGCGGAGAAGACGGCTCAAACCCTGAACAGCTTGGACCTCCAGAGAGCGGCCATCGTCTTAGGACACCAAGTTCAGCGACCGCTGGCCCGAC CGGTGGAGACCCTACCCGTCCCGCCATCCGAGACCCAAAGCAGTAGCATTTGGCTCATCGTGGGCGTGATCGTGCCAGTCTTGTTGGCCCTCTTGATCGTCATCCTCCTCTACTGGAAGCTTTGCGGTTCTGAAAAACTGGAGTTTCAGCCAGATGCCATCAACACCATCCAGCAGAGACAGAAG CTTCAGGCCTCCAGTGTGAAAGGCTTCGACTTTGCCAAACTTCACCTGGGCCAGCACAGTAAAGACGACATTATGGTGATCCAAGAACCGGGACCGCCAGCGGCCCCCGCTAAAGAGGCCACGCCCTGTGACGGCGGGGACCTCAACACCCCCAAATCCAAAGGCTCGTCCGCCAAAACCGGCCGAAGCGCGCGCCGTCGCGGCAG GACCAGCCAATCGGACGCCGACTCTTTGGGCAGCGACCAGTCGAGCGGGAGAGAGTCGGCGGAGGAGAGCGCTCGAGCGGCAGCCGCGCCCCCGGAGGCCAAGCCGCAGAGGAAACCGCCCAAAAATG CTCCGCCGACGGCGGGAGACGAGCCCGTGTCGTCATCTTCCATCTTCGATCACGTGGACCGTCTCTCCCGCGGTTCGTCGGACGGCGCGCGGCGGCCGGCGGGCAAAGTTCAGCTGATTGCCATGCGTCCGCGGCCCGGCACGCCGCCGGATCGCAGCCCTTCGCTTTCGCGCAAGGTTAGCACAGAG GTGGCGCTGCGACACAAGTCCGAGATGGAGCAGCGTCGAAATAAACTGCGGCAGCGGGCCAAGAGGCGAGGACAGTGCGAGTTTCCGTCCATGGACGACATCATGGACGCCTTCGGAGACGGACCGGCGCAGACCGTGGCGGCGCAGCATGTCTACGGCGACCACACCGACTACGCCGAATGCGTCCCCGGGCCCGACGCGCCGTCCCCACCGACTCCTGCCGGAGAACGCCGCAG AGGGAGAAACTCTCCCCGGGGGCGACGGAACCCGCCCGGACCGGGAAGTCTTCCGGATACGGACCAGGATCGCCTGCTGCTCGACCAGGGTGCCACATACAGGAAGTATCCTGGACTCAACAACGTGGCCTACATG TCCGACCCCGACCTGCCGCTGGAGCAGGTGAGCCCTTCCCCCACCGACGAGGTGTTTGAGGGCGCCCTGCCGCCGCCCCCTTATGTGCCGCCTCAGCCTTCCATCGAGGAGGCGCGACAGCAGATGCGCTCGCTCCTCGACGACGCTTTTGCTTTGGTGTCCACGTCCGCCCGGGAACTGAGCCCCGCCCTCCCCGGACCCATGGGGAGGCAGTGGGGGTCCTACCCGACGGGGCCCTCTCACAGCCCCCTCTCGGCC AGATACGCCGAGCTGGGAGTTTCTCCGACCTCCGGCCTGGGAGATCAAGGTCTTCTGCAGAG ACAGAGTTTGGGAGGCTACACTTCCGCCGGCAGTGGAGAGCACCTGCAGGATCCCCTGTACTCCAGCAGGGGACAGTACAAGCAGCTGCCCTCCTCCTCCAGACCGCGACCCGTCGGGGGCAGCGCGG GTGTACAGCTCCAGCACCTGACCCAGGTGGGTTTGTCCAGCCAGATGGGGGCGTACGCCGGCGCAGGTCATGGCGCTTTGGGGCCTGGCGGTTCCCGCCGGAACGAGCGGCCTTCGGACCGAGACCCGTCTGGACCCGGGGCCGGCAGAGAGAGC GCGTTGCCTTTCCCCGAGTTCTCCTCGGTTTTCCGACTGACCGGCCCTTTGCTCGGGGAGCCCTTGGTGCCGCCTCTCCTACTCACCTCGCCGCCGCCCGAGTACCTACCCGAAGACGCGTCTCCCTCCGCCCGTAACTCCGCCTCTCTTATCGAGGCCATCCGCGAGGAGCTTCGCCGCCTGGCCCAGAAACAGGTGGTGAGCGGCTACCCTTAG
- the LOC144068663 gene encoding UPF0606 protein KIAA1549 isoform X2 has protein sequence MGPRIPVGKSGTEATSSVQSLLLLTITLISTAASTSLSGDAAKLNTSVGSRPSLSEDRAAHGIHLLLRPPDLLSPSLNPPTASRAASPWEHGNSLEEAWASGDYLETLSLVLADSDDPSLTTALPENLYDDEERFPPSEGASPRHPAPPLRSRLPLWPSSSTPALPPRSRDAGPDVFPTWDDDYDPEDLAPLRPTELLLPDMNSLEYYTNLLAKERRKEVSGEARGKHGDPFSESAAPPASDPSRTPNPPSTAPPPIGEPVPSLSAVPAVERYPPSVAPSTPRAKDVFGPSRAPPAFNESGRRPPPAPHRPAEITEGPGKPAAGSTTAPSAVTAPRAAHVPVPKRYLCNITKPDSYLVRVGGPRGSAAGFGRVRDLLRREFNTSLELQFSRPPSSFAFRAVSGPLIYTAISIINALRRAPRLSGPLPPVSTFYAVPDFRYHVHTVLLFVPAHVDIRLCNFTERVETGLETAYGEARRRSSESGAVSVQLLNITLSSVKPRSERKLPVDIVFAVRDAQGYLSGFEVSRHLRKLSSVEFSFYVGFPALQIAEPFHYPELNTSHHLRSTWVRTVLLGVPNEIFSERSFKARVERRLASLLEEGLGASGKRRWRRATTVVNGSLQVVRVARLPGPQLPLEIFYFAEGPEGTRISAEKTAQTLNSLDLQRAAIVLGHQVQRPLARPVETLPVPPSETQSSSIWLIVGVIVPVLLALLIVILLYWKLCGSEKLEFQPDAINTIQQRQKLQASSVKGFDFAKLHLGQHSKDDIMVIQEPGPPAAPAKEATPCDGGDLNTPKSKGSSAKTGRSARRRGRTSQSDADSLGSDQSSGRESAEESARAAAAPPEAKPQRKPPKNAPPTAGDEPVSSSSIFDHVDRLSRGSSDGARRPAGKVQLIAMRPRPGTPPDRSPSLSRKVALRHKSEMEQRRNKLRQRAKRRGQCEFPSMDDIMDAFGDGPAQTVAAQHVYGDHTDYAECVPGPDAPSPPTPAGERRRGRNSPRGRRNPPGPGSLPDTDQDRLLLDQGATYRKYPGLNNVAYMSDPDLPLEQVSPSPTDEVFEGALPPPPYVPPQPSIEEARQQMRSLLDDAFALVSTSARELSPALPGPMGRQWGSYPTGPSHSPLSARYAELGVSPTSGLGDQGLLQRQSLGGYTSAGSGEHLQDPLYSSRGQYKQLPSSSRPRPVGGSAGVQLQHLTQVGLSSQMGAYAGAGHGALGPGGSRRNERPSDRDPSGPGAGRESALPFPEFSSVFRLTGPLLGEPLVPPLLLTSPPPEYLPEDASPSARNSASLIEAIREELRRLAQKQVVSGYP, from the exons ATGGGTCCCCGCATCCCGGTGGGCAAATCCGGGACGGAAGCTACAAGCTCCGTGCAGAGCCTCCTACTGCTCACCATCACTTTGATTTCCACGGCGGCATCCACTTCACTTTCCGGAG ATGCGGCCAAGCTCAACACGAGCGTGGGTTCCCGCCCCTCGCTTTCGGAAGACCGGGCCGCGCACGGGATCCACCTGCTCCTCAGACCCCCGGACCTCTTGTCGCCTAGCCTGAACCCACCCACGGCCTCCCGCGCGGCGTCCCCTTGGGAACACGGCAATTCTCTGGAGGAGGCCTGGGCCTCCGGAGACTATCTGGAGACGCTGTCCTTGGTGCTCGCCGACAGCGACGACCCATCCCTCACCACGGCGCTTCCGGAGAACCTGTACGACGACGAGGAGCGTTTCCCCCCCTCGGAGGGAGCCTCGCCGCGGCACCCCGCCCCGCCCCTTCGCTCCCGCCTTCCCCTTTGGCCTTCGTCCAGCACTCCCGCGTTGCCCCCGCGCTCCCGCGACGCCGGCCCGGACGTCTTCCCCACCTGGGATGACGACTACGACCCCGAGGATTTGGCGCCTCTTCGACCCACAGAGCTTTTGCTTCCCGACATGAACAGTTTGGAATACTACACCAACCTCTTGGCCAAGGAGCGGCGCAAAGAAGTTTCTGGTGAGGCTCGGGGAAAGCACGGGGACCCCTTCTCCGAATCGGCCGCTCCCCCCGCTTCCGACCCGAGCCGAACTCCGAATCCCCCTTCGACCGCTCCCCCTCCGATCGGGGAGCCTGTTCCGTCCCTCTCGGCCGTCCCCGCCGTCGAGCGGTATCCCCCGTCGGTCGCTCCTTCCACTCCGCGGGCGAAAGACGTCTTCGGGCCAAGCCGGGCCCCTCCCGCTTTTAACGAGAGCGGGCGGAGGCCTCCCCCGGCGCCGCACAGACCGGCAGAGATCACCGAAGGGCCCGGGAAGCCCGCGGCGGGCTCCACCACGGCTCCCTCGGCGGTTACCGCGCCGAGGGCCGCCCACGTCCCCGTCCCTAAGCGCTACCTTTGCAATATCACCAAGCCCGACTCCTACCTGGTCAGAGTAG GGGGGCCTCGTGGCTCGGCCGCCGGCTTCGGTCGCGTCCGCGACCTTTTGAGGAGGGAGTTTAATACGTCGCTGGAGCTCCAG TTTTCCAGACCTCCGTCCAGTTTTGCCTTCCGTGCAGTTTCTGGCCCGCTGATCTACACGGCCATATCCATCATCAACGCGCTCCGCAGAGCGCCGCGTCTCTCGGGCCCGCTTCCACCCGTGTCCACCTTCTATGCCGTCCCTGACTTCCGCTACCACGTCCACACCGTGCTGCTGTTCGTTCCCGCCCACGTCGACATCAGACTTTGCAATTTCACCGAGCGCGTGGAGACGGGCTTGGAGACGGCCTACGGCGAAGCGCGGCGGCGCTCTTCGGAGTCGGGCGCTGTCAGCGTTCAG CTGCTGAACATCACGCTGAGCTCGGTCAAGCCTAGAAGCGAGCGAAAGCTCCCCGTCGACATCGTGTTTGCGGTGCGGGACGCCCAAGGCTACCTGTCGGGTTTTGAGGTCAGCCGCCACCTGAGGAAGCTCAGCTCGGTGGAGTTCAGTTTCTACGTGGGATTTCCGGCCCTGCAGATCGCCGAAC CTTTTCACTACCCTGAGCTGAACACCTCCCATCACCTGAGATCAACGTGGGTCCGCACAG TCTTGCTGGGCGTTCCGAACGAGATCTTTTCAGAGAGGAGTTTCAAAGCCCGCGTGGAGCGCCGATTGGCCTCACTGCTGGAGGAGGGACTCGGAGCTTCCGGGAAGCGGCGCTGGAGGAGAGCTACCACCgtggtcaatggcagcctgcaG GTGGTGCGGGTGGCCAGGTTGCCCGGACCGCAGCTCCCCTTGGAGATTTTCTATTTTGCGGAGGGGCCGGAAGGCACGCGGATTTCGGCGGAGAAGACGGCTCAAACCCTGAACAGCTTGGACCTCCAGAGAGCGGCCATCGTCTTAGGACACCAAGTTCAGCGACCGCTGGCCCGAC CGGTGGAGACCCTACCCGTCCCGCCATCCGAGACCCAAAGCAGTAGCATTTGGCTCATCGTGGGCGTGATCGTGCCAGTCTTGTTGGCCCTCTTGATCGTCATCCTCCTCTACTGGAAGCTTTGCGGTTCTGAAAAACTGGAGTTTCAGCCAGATGCCATCAACACCATCCAGCAGAGACAGAAG CTTCAGGCCTCCAGTGTGAAAGGCTTCGACTTTGCCAAACTTCACCTGGGCCAGCACAGTAAAGACGACATTATGGTGATCCAAGAACCGGGACCGCCAGCGGCCCCCGCTAAAGAGGCCACGCCCTGTGACGGCGGGGACCTCAACACCCCCAAATCCAAAGGCTCGTCCGCCAAAACCGGCCGAAGCGCGCGCCGTCGCGGCAG GACCAGCCAATCGGACGCCGACTCTTTGGGCAGCGACCAGTCGAGCGGGAGAGAGTCGGCGGAGGAGAGCGCTCGAGCGGCAGCCGCGCCCCCGGAGGCCAAGCCGCAGAGGAAACCGCCCAAAAATG CTCCGCCGACGGCGGGAGACGAGCCCGTGTCGTCATCTTCCATCTTCGATCACGTGGACCGTCTCTCCCGCGGTTCGTCGGACGGCGCGCGGCGGCCGGCGGGCAAAGTTCAGCTGATTGCCATGCGTCCGCGGCCCGGCACGCCGCCGGATCGCAGCCCTTCGCTTTCGCGCAAG GTGGCGCTGCGACACAAGTCCGAGATGGAGCAGCGTCGAAATAAACTGCGGCAGCGGGCCAAGAGGCGAGGACAGTGCGAGTTTCCGTCCATGGACGACATCATGGACGCCTTCGGAGACGGACCGGCGCAGACCGTGGCGGCGCAGCATGTCTACGGCGACCACACCGACTACGCCGAATGCGTCCCCGGGCCCGACGCGCCGTCCCCACCGACTCCTGCCGGAGAACGCCGCAG AGGGAGAAACTCTCCCCGGGGGCGACGGAACCCGCCCGGACCGGGAAGTCTTCCGGATACGGACCAGGATCGCCTGCTGCTCGACCAGGGTGCCACATACAGGAAGTATCCTGGACTCAACAACGTGGCCTACATG TCCGACCCCGACCTGCCGCTGGAGCAGGTGAGCCCTTCCCCCACCGACGAGGTGTTTGAGGGCGCCCTGCCGCCGCCCCCTTATGTGCCGCCTCAGCCTTCCATCGAGGAGGCGCGACAGCAGATGCGCTCGCTCCTCGACGACGCTTTTGCTTTGGTGTCCACGTCCGCCCGGGAACTGAGCCCCGCCCTCCCCGGACCCATGGGGAGGCAGTGGGGGTCCTACCCGACGGGGCCCTCTCACAGCCCCCTCTCGGCC AGATACGCCGAGCTGGGAGTTTCTCCGACCTCCGGCCTGGGAGATCAAGGTCTTCTGCAGAG ACAGAGTTTGGGAGGCTACACTTCCGCCGGCAGTGGAGAGCACCTGCAGGATCCCCTGTACTCCAGCAGGGGACAGTACAAGCAGCTGCCCTCCTCCTCCAGACCGCGACCCGTCGGGGGCAGCGCGG GTGTACAGCTCCAGCACCTGACCCAGGTGGGTTTGTCCAGCCAGATGGGGGCGTACGCCGGCGCAGGTCATGGCGCTTTGGGGCCTGGCGGTTCCCGCCGGAACGAGCGGCCTTCGGACCGAGACCCGTCTGGACCCGGGGCCGGCAGAGAGAGC GCGTTGCCTTTCCCCGAGTTCTCCTCGGTTTTCCGACTGACCGGCCCTTTGCTCGGGGAGCCCTTGGTGCCGCCTCTCCTACTCACCTCGCCGCCGCCCGAGTACCTACCCGAAGACGCGTCTCCCTCCGCCCGTAACTCCGCCTCTCTTATCGAGGCCATCCGCGAGGAGCTTCGCCGCCTGGCCCAGAAACAGGTGGTGAGCGGCTACCCTTAG